One Portunus trituberculatus isolate SZX2019 chromosome 45, ASM1759143v1, whole genome shotgun sequence DNA segment encodes these proteins:
- the LOC123519537 gene encoding uncharacterized protein LOC123519537, with the protein MQYKSTDDPQQGSLPPGVAETPSPPRHHHSRGHAKLRHRCPFGCSRTHAHREGQHSHPGNNEAPQGTADTHQSTATPLVYLPHHNHYVPYQRTSLPPQPPHHLNHNQQQQQQQQQAVGSGGMVSRGVGEWRVLSLVSKQDVSTNYLTHPLIPADFRWQAIQYMSKRLHMDANIDIRSGKVIERRIWTLEEQVYSSSSSQAEYITKLASRLATILRHIGKCRSPRAPVTHQNQQEVM; encoded by the exons ATGCAATACAAGTCCACCGATGACCCACAGCAAGGCTCCCTGCCCCCTGGAGTAGCCGAAACGCCCTCACCGCCGCGGCACCACCACTCCAGAGGACACGCCAAGCTACGCCACCGCTGTCCGTTTGGATGTAGCCGCACTCACGCCCACAGGGAGGGTCAACACTCACACCCTGGCAACAACGAGGCGCCACAGGGCACAGCCGACACTCACCAATCCACGGCGACGCCCCTCGTGTACTtgcctcaccacaaccactacgtACCCTACCAGCGCACCTCCCTCCCGCCACAGCCCCCGCACCACCTCAACcacaaccagcagcagcagcagcagcagcagcaggcagtggGCAGCGGTGGCATGGTCAGCAGGGGCGTGGGTGAATGGAGGGTGTTGTCTCTAGTCTCCAAGCAAGATGTCTCCACTAACTACCTCACGCACCCTCTCATCCCCGCGGACTTCAGATGGCAGGCTATCCAATACAT GAGCAAAAGGCTGCACATGGACGCCAACATTGATATTCGAAGCGGGAAAGTCATCGAGAGGAGAATTTGGACCCTGGAAGAACAGGTGTACAGCTCCAGCTCATCACAG GCTGAGTACATCACCAAGCTTGCCTCACGACTGGCCACCATTCTGCGACACATCGGCAAGTGCAGGTCACCCAGGGCACCAGTCACGCATCAGAACCAGCAGGAGGTCATGTGA